The Candida dubliniensis CD36 chromosome 5, complete sequence genome has a window encoding:
- a CDS encoding urea transporter, putative (Similar to S. cerevisiae DUR3;~In S. cerevisiae: plasma membrane transporter for both urea and polyamines), whose amino-acid sequence MAQLSSQGNNAIIYLSYAFMLATGLFLAWKFSSNKDFLSSNGTQRGIPLALNFIASAMGVGIITTYAQIANIAGLHGLLVYTICGAIPIVGFALVGPIIRRKCPDGFILTEWVRHRFGMVTALYLSAFTCLTMFLFMVGELSALRSAVETLTGLNALGAVIVECVVTTIYTFFGGFRVSFITDNFQGVCVLLLLIICAAGMGSYIEIDTSKIGPSGLLKANKLGWQLIYILFVAIVTNDCFMSGFWLRTFASKTDKDLWIGTSIAAFVTFAICTLIGTTGFLAVWSGDLTVGDENGYDAFFILLSKMPRWLVAFVLIFCIVLSTCTFDSLQSAMVSTISNDVFRNKLHINYVRIMLVLIMVPIVVLAVKVANNILQIYLIADLVSAAIIPSVFLGLADSWFWYLRGFDVMAGGLGALVGVFIFGTVYYHSAREGGKLLLIWNGLYDPSDWGAFGAFVIAPVGGVVITLASAALRIAVLYAYSKVTGGEFTALDKPIAVEVDNEDQKYGSIDDDDDESDTKKVV is encoded by the coding sequence ATGGCACAATTATCATCACAGGGAAATAATgctattatttatttatcttATGCATTTATGTTAGCTACAGGCTTGTTCTTGGCTTGGAAGTTTTCTTCAAACAAAGATTTCCTATCATCCAATGGAACACAGCGAGGGATCCCTTTGGCATTGAATTTCATTGCATCAGCTATGGGGGTTGGTATCATTACAACATATGCTCAGATTGCTAATATAGCAGGGTTGCATGGGTTGCTAGTTTACACCATATGTGGTGCTATTCCTATTGTGGGATTTGCATTGGTTGGCCCAATAATTCGTCGTAAATGCCCGGATGGTTTTATTTTGACAGAATGGGTAAGACACAGATTTGGAATGGTTACAGCATTGTACTTGTCTGCTTTTACTTGTTTGACAATGTTTTTATTTATGGTGGGTGAGTTATCTGCCCTCAGATCGGCAGTAGAAACTTTGACTGGGTTGAATGCCTTGGGTGCTGTTATTGTCGAATGTGTGGTGACAACTATCTACACATTTTTTGGTGGGTTCCGTGTCAGTTTTATAACCGATAACTTCCAAGGTGTTTGTGTATTacttttattgattatttgtgCTGCAGGAATGGGTAGCTacattgaaattgatactTCTAAGATTGGACCCAGTGGGTTGTTGAAAGCTAACAAGTTGGGGTGGCAGTTGATCTacattttgtttgttgCCATTGTGACGAACGATTGTTTTATGTCTGGGTTTTGGTTGAGAACTTTTGCCAGTAAGACCGATAAAGACTTATGGATCGGAACCTCCATCGCAGCGTTTGTTACTTTTGCCATTTGCACATTGATTGGTACTACTGGGTTTCTTGCTGTTTGGTCTGGTGATTTGACTGTAGGTGATGAAAATGGATACGATGCATTTTTTATCCTTTTAAGCAAGATGCCAAGATGGTTGGTGGCATTTGTGTTAATCTTTTGCATAGTGTTATCGACATGTACGTTTGATTCTTTACAATCGGCAATGGTCTCGACCATTTCCAATGATGTATTTAGAAACAAATTACATATCAACTATGTGAGAATAATGTTGGTTTTAATCATGGTTCCAATTGTTGTGTTGGCTGTGAAAGTTGCCAATAATATTTTGCagatttatttaattgctGATCTTGTTTCCGCTGCCATAATTCCATCTGTATTTTTGGGATTAGCTGATAGTTGGTTCTGGTACTTGAGAGGATTTGATGTTATGGCTGGTGGATTGGGAGCATTGGTTGGCgtgtttatttttggtaCGGTTTATTATCACAGTGCTCGAGAAGGGGGtaaattgttattaattTGGAATGGCCTTTATGACCCAAGTGACTGGGGGGCATTTGGTGCCTTTGTTATTGCTCCTGTTGGTGGGGTGGTTATCACATTGGCTTCAGCTGCTTTAAGAATTGCAGTATTGTATGCTTACAGTAAGGTTACAGGAGGTGAATTTACAGCATTGGATAAACCTATTGCAGTTGAAGTTGACAATGAAGATCAAAAGTATGGGTCCAtcgacgatgatgatgacgaatCAGATACCAAAAAAGTGGTCTAA
- a CDS encoding uncharacterized mitochondrial protein, putative (Similar to S. cerevisiae FMP42), whose amino-acid sequence MLPSDVSFSKRLIQCTCAIFWCLLSGGPIFGFAALKPILIKEHVYEYLCDIHTPVFSSFNSNHNNNDITAKCTDQDLKLNMMFTVAAMLTNVSALAIGRILDVYGPKVCGLIGAFFLYLACFVFIYSKYLVGSIIDPYLLGYAFLALGGPFAFISSFQLSNSFPKSSGTILALITGAFDASSAVFLLYRIGYNASFGSFTLEKFFTLYLFVPTFIAVVQIFIMNSDSYQTEGTSKLCANDEENHAHVASPVSSNNQETTPLLNESGTRIRRDSMGDAIKHPYEIEGEEFLVEHSSGVFGIMHGYSAQEQIKSWWFVLTTLLSIIMMLRLNYFMATIGTQYQYIFGSFELADQINKFFDVALPLGGLISVPFIGLFLDNCSTLMVLIIMMLLSLTIGLLGLVSNYALAVLGICMFVVYRPLFYTVVSDFCAKVFGFQTFGTVYGAVMCLSGIFNFGQSFLDDLTHTTFNMNPIPINVILLVLTVIIGCSTVGYVYKTAK is encoded by the coding sequence ATGTTGCCATCTGATGTTTCGTTTTCCAAACGGTTGATTCAATGCACGTGTGCCATCTTCTGGTGTCTATTATCTGGTGGACCGATATTTGGATTTGCTGCTTTGAAGCCAATTTTGATCAAAGAACACGTTTATGAATACTTGTGTGATATTCATACCCCAGTGTTTTCCAGCTTCAACTCTAATCATAACAATAACGACATTACTGCCAAATGTACCGAtcaagatttgaaattgaatatgaTGTTCACTGTGGCCGCAATGTTGACCAATGTTTCCGCTTTGGCCATTGGCAGAATCTTGGATGTATATGGACCTAAGGTTTGTGGATTGATTGGagctttctttttgtatttgGCTTGCTTTGTGTTCATATACTCGAAATATTTGGTTGGGTCAATCATAGATCCATATTTGTTAGGGTATGCGTTTTTAGCCTTGGGTGGACCATTTGCATTTATTTCATCATTCCAGTTGTCAAACTCATTCCCCAAGAGTAGTGGTACAATACTAGCATTGATCACTGGTGCCTTCGATGCCTCAAGTGCAGTGTTTTTATTGTATCGTATTGGTTATAATGCCAGTTTCGGCAGTTTTACATTGGAgaaatttttcactttaTACTTGTTTGTTCCAACTTTTATTGCTGTGGTgcaaattttcattatgAACTCAGATTCTTATCAAACTGAAGGAACCTCCAAACTTTGCgctaatgatgaagaaaatcaCGCACATGTTGCATCTCCTGTGTCTTCCAATAATCAGGAAACCACTCCATTACTCAATGAGTCAGGAACAAGAATTAGGAGAGACTCTATGGGTGACGCTATCAAACATCCATACGAGATTGAGGGAGAAGAGTTTTTGGTTGAACATTCAAGTGGAGTATTTGGTATTATGCATGGCTACTCTGCCCAAGAACAAATCAAGAGTTGGTGGTTTGTGTTGACTACGTTGCTcagtattattatgatgTTGCGATTAAACTATTTCATGGCCACCATTGGAACCCAGTACCAATACATATTTGGATCGTTTGAACTTGCAGACCAgattaacaaattttttgatgTTGCATTGCCATTGGGTGGTCTTATCAGCGTGCCCTTTATTGGGTTGTTTTTGGACAATTGTTCGACATTAATGGTTTTGATTATAATGATGTTGCTTTCATTGACTATTGGTTTGTTGGGTTTGGTATCCAACTATGCTTTGGCAGTCTTGGGTATTTGTATGTTTGTTGTCTATCGTCCATTGTTTTATACTGTGGTGTCTGATTTCTGTGCCAAAGTATTTGGGTTCCAAACGTTTGGAACTGTTTACGGAGCAGTGATGTGTTTGTCGggtattttcaattttggcCAATCATTCTTGGACGATTTGACACACACCACATTCAATATGAACCCAATACCCATCAATGTCattttgttggtgttgaCGGTTATTATTGGATGCTCGACTGTGGGATATGTTTACAAAACTGCAAAGTAA
- a CDS encoding amino acid transporter, putative (Similar to S. cerevisiae GAP1): MSRKSSIDMPKETSSPECYTSSTSSHEINEKPGKWQNFKDSFKPPVPIEDIENGSISSAQLKGGQNVPLQQSLKKRQLQMIALGGCVGSGLLVASGAALRNGPASLLIAWFIVSTFLYCTMQCLAELSSTFPVSGSFAVYSIKFIDPSWGTAMGYNYALFWVIVMPLELVASSMTIKFWPSNINTSVWVAVFYVLIIGTNLFGGTRAFGETEFVASVIKLLGVVGFNILAIVLICGGGDQGYIGGKNWHPPFTTGVKGVISVLLTATYSLAGTELVGLTSAEAAGDARKVLPKAIKQVLWRILIFYLLTLTLVGFLVPASDPQLIGGGSGASASPFVIAIREGGIKGLPSVFNVVVLVALLAIANSAVYGFSRTILALAEQGVAPSIFKYVDRQGRPLAGIATSAIVGLLSFVSASKQQEQVFDWLVALSGLSTFFTWGSINAAHIRFRIAMKVQGRSLDELPYKANTGVLGAYYGLIMNIAVLALQFWLALWPVGGKPDVTYFFKQYLAAVLVLAVYLIHKVVTRNWKFMVDYKDMDLDSGRSNIDIDMLKQELEEEREAYKTQPWYYKFYQFWC, encoded by the coding sequence ATGAGTAGGAAgtcttcaattgatatgCCAAAAGAAACATCTAGCCCGGAGTGCTACACATCATCGACATCCAGTCAcgaaataaatgaaaagcCTGGGAAATGGCAAAACTTCAAAGATTCATTCAAACCTCCTGTGCCCATTGAAGATATTGAGAATGGATCGATATCATCAGCTCAATTAAAAGGTGGACAGAATGTTCCATTGCAACaaagtttgaaaaaacGACAACTACAGATGATTGCATTAGGAGGATGTGTGGGATCAGGGTTATTAGTGGCGTCTGGAGCTGCTTTGCGTAATGGTCCAGCCAGTTTGTTGATAGCCTGGTTCATTGTTTCCACATTTTTGTATTGTACAATGCAGTGTTTAGCAGAATTATCAAGTACTTTCCCTGTGTCGGGGTCATTTGCAGTCTATTCTATAAAGTTTATTGATCCAAGTTGGGGTACCGCTATGGGATATAACTATGCATTATTTTGGGTTATTGTCATGCCGTTGGAGTTGGTTGCAAGTTCAATGACTATAAAGTTCTGGCCATCGAATATAAATACGTCTGTTTGGGTGGCAGTTTTTTACGTGTTGATTATCGGTACAAATTTGTTTGGTGGAACAAGAGCTTTTGGTGAAACAGAATTTGTAGCATCGGTTATCAAGTTATTGGGGGTTGTTGGTTTCAACATTTTGgcaattgttttaatttgtgGAGGTGGTGATCAAGGCTATATTGGAGGCAAAAACTGGCATCCCCCATTCACCACTGGTGTCAAAGGTGTGATCTCTGTTTTGTTGACAGCAACCTATTCTTTAGCTGGTACCGAGTTGGTGGGGTTAACGTCTGCTGAAGCTGCTGGTGATGCTCGAAAAGTTTTACCAAAGGCAATCAAACAAGTTTTGTGGagaattttgattttttacTTGTTAACATTAACATTAGTTGGGTTTTTGGTTCCAGCCTCAGATCCACAATtaattggtggtggtagcGGAGCATCTGCCTCCCCCTTTGTTATTGCAATTAGAGAAGGTGGAATCAAGGGTTTGCCCTCTGTAtttaatgttgttgttttggtAGCTTTGTTGGCCATTGCCAACTCTGCAGTTTACGGATTTTCAAGAACCATTTTAGCCTTAGCTGAGCAAGGTGTCGCTCCTAGTATATTTAAATATGTTGACAGACAGGGAAGACCACTTGCTGGTATAGCTACTTCTGCCATTGTGGGGTTGTTGTCTTTTGTTTCTGCTTCCAagcaacaagaacaagttTTCGATTGGTTGGTGGCTTTATCTGGTTTATCCACTTTTTTCACTTGGGGAAGTATAAATGCCGCACATATCAGATTTAGAATTGCCATGAAAGTTCAAGGAAGATCTTTAGACGAATTGCCATACAAGGCAAATACAGGTGTATTGGGTGCTTATTATGGGTTAATTATGAACATTGCTGTGTTGGCATTGCAATTTTGGCTAGCATTGTGGCCAGTAGGAGGTAAGCCAGATGTGACATACTTTTTTAAACAGTACTTGGCTGCTGTATTGGTGCTTGCCGTTTATTTAATCCACAAGGTTGTTACTAGAAACTGGAAATTTATGGTCGATTACAAGGATATGGATCTTGACTCTGGAAGAAGCAACATAGATATCGATATGCTCAAGCAAGAGCTCGAGGAAGAAAGAGAAGCTTATAAGACACAGCCATGGTATTACAAGTTTTATCAGTTCTGGTGTTAG
- a CDS encoding coenzyme Q-binding protein, mitochondrial precursor, putative (Similar to S. cerevisiae COQ10;~In S. cerevisiae: required for function of coenzyme Q in respiration by functioning in the delivery of Q6 to its proper location for electron transport), whose protein sequence is MFKRVMLGNVCRIPRRSFFGVSKPQSYEISKILNGTAKQVYDIVSQVDQYKTFVPFVEDSFISQRTKDDLPMRAGLLVGWKDIVEKFECDLICVENKEVTAKSLQLDLFDNLETIWKFQDHGGNKCKVDFKLAFKFKSPIYDKLSSLFAPQVSEIMIGAFEKRLKQIKLNESMKKYQKAKL, encoded by the coding sequence ATGTTTAAAAGAGTTATGCTAGGAAATGTATGCAGAATACCGAGGCGCTCCTTTTTCGGTGTTTCAAAACCTCAAAGTTATGAGATCtccaaaatattgaatggTACCGCAAAGCAAGTTTATGACATTGTTAGTCAGGTGGACCAGTACAAGACATTTGTCCCCTTTGTTGAAGATTCATTTATATCACAGAGAACCAAAGACGACTTGCCTATGAGGGCAGGGTTACTTGTGGGTTGGAAggatattgttgaaaaatttgaatgtGATTTGATCTGTGtagaaaacaaagaagTGACGGCAAAAAGTCTTCAATTagatttatttgataatttggaAACAATATGGAAATTCCAAGATCATGGGGGAAATAAATGTAAAGTTGACTTCAAATTGGCATTCAAGTTTAAGAGTCCTATCTATGATAAGTTGAGCTCGTTATTTGCTCCACAAGTTTCTGAGATTATGATTGGTGcgtttgaaaaaagattgAAGCAGATCAAACTTAATGAATCTatgaaaaaatatcaaaaagCAAAATTGTAG